From one Eucalyptus grandis isolate ANBG69807.140 chromosome 9, ASM1654582v1, whole genome shotgun sequence genomic stretch:
- the LOC104418782 gene encoding probable 2-oxoglutarate-dependent dioxygenase At5g05600, whose product MGDVDPAFIQDVEHRPNLAPPQAESIPLIDLAALAGYSPSDGAAADSAAIKGLVAEIGEACKEWGFFSAVNHGVPVEKRERIEREAREFFRQDLEEKKKVRRDEKRTPGYYETEHTKNVRDWKEVFDFTVQEPTVVPASLEDDEEGVIGWTNQWPEYPPGLREACEDYAQEVQKLAHKLMGLIARSLGLPANRFDEFFKDHTSFVRINHYPPCPTPHLALGIGHHKDSGALTILAQDDIPGLEVKRKSDGEWVLVKPILDTFIINVGDIIKVWSNEAYDSVEHRAMVNSKKDRISIPFFFMPPHYTMVQPLEELTDEHNPPKYRPYNWGKYLVSRKTSNFKKLDVENLQIDHFRI is encoded by the exons atgggagacGTGGATCCAGCCTTCATACAAGACGTCGAACACAGGCCCAATCTCGCACCCCCTCAAGCCGAAAGCATCCCGCTCATCGACCTCGCTGCCCTCGCCGGCTACTCACCCTCAGATGGTGCTGCCGCTGACTCTGCTGCCATCAAAGGGCTCGTGGCGGAGATAGGGGAGGCGTGCAAGGAGTGGGGGTTCTTCTCGGCGGTGAACCACGGGGTGCCAGtggagaagagggagaggattGAGCGCGAGGCGAGGGAGTTCTTCAGGCAGGAtttggaggagaagaagaaggtgcgGAGGGATGAGAAGAGGACGCCGGGGTACTACGAGACGGAGCACACCAAGAACGTGAGGGACTGGAAGGAGGTCTTCGACTTCACCGTGCAAGAACCGACCGTAGTCCCGGCCTCGCTCGAGGACGACGAAGAGGGTGTCATTGGGTGGACCAATCAGTGGCCCGAGTACCCTCCTGGACTAAG GGAAGCATGTGAAGATTATGCACAGGAAGTGCAGAAACTCGCGCACAAGCTGATGGGACTGATAGCTCGGAGCCTGGGCTTGCCCGCTAACAGGTTTGATGAATTCTTTAAGGACCATACCAGCTTCGTCCGCATCAACCACTATCCGCCGTGCCCCACACCACACCTCGCTCTGGGCATAGGCCACCACAAGGACTCGGGGGCGCTCACCATCCTGGCTCAAGACGACATCCCAGGCCTCGAGGTGAAGAGGAAGAGCGATGGGGAGTGGGTCCTAGTCAAGCCCATCCTTGATACATTCATTATCAATGTCGGCGACATTATTAAG GTTTGGAGCAACGAGGCGTATGATAGCGTGGAGCATAGAGCGATGGTGAACTCGAAGAAAGACAGGATCTCGATTCCATTCTTCTTCATGCCACCGCACTACACCATGGTGCAGCCGCTGGAGGAACTGACCGATGAGCACAACCCTCCAAAGTACAGGCCGTACAACTGGGGCAAGTACCTGGTCTCCCGAAAAACGAGCAACTTCAAGAAGCTCGATGTCGAGAACCTCCAGATTGACCATTTCAGGATATGA
- the LOC120288481 gene encoding salicylic acid-binding protein 2-like yields MEGLSSHEQVILVGHSFGGLRRYPKKIVVAVFVTALMPGPILNVTTIYAEDWTLANTLMRPQRLFNDEDMTREVTLSKQNYGSVRRVAVIFEDDKPIDKDFMLWTIERNPPDPVLEVKGSDHMVMMSKPMQLLALFQHIANTTHY; encoded by the exons ATGGAAGGTCTATCTTCGCACGAGCAAGTGATCCTTGTAGGCCACAGCTTTGGTGGATTGAGAAGATACCCAAAGAAAATTGTAGTTGCTGTGTTTGTCACTGCCTTGATGCCTGGTCCGATACTTAATGTCACTACAATCTATGCCGAG GATTGGACGTTGGCCAACACGCTAATGAGACCGCAACGCCTGTTCAACGACGAGGACATGACGAGGGAAGTAACGTTGTCCAAGCAAAATTACGGGTCTGTCCGAAGGGTTGCTGTCATATTCGAGGACGACAAGCCGATAGACAAAGACTTCATGCTGTGGACGATCGAGAGGAACCCACCGGACCCAGTGCTGGAGGTGAAAGGGTCAGACCATATGGTCATGATGTCCAAGCCCATGCAACTGCTCGCCCTTTTTCAGCACATCGCCAATACTACCCATTACTGA
- the LOC104418783 gene encoding protein DMR6-LIKE OXYGENASE 1: protein MGALDAAFIQEAEQRPDLKMVEGEGIPMIDLSDSPARTREELAAEIGDACKKWGFFQVVNHGVPLGLRKRVEELVKEFFDQPPEEKEKVKRDEVHPMGYHDSEHTKNVRDWKEVFDFFLQDPTLIPALSHPEDKSLRKLTNQWPQSPPQFRETCEEYAREVENLAFKLLELISLSLGLPADKFNGYFKEQTSFLRFNHYPPCPQPELALGVGRHKDGGALTVLSQDSVGGLQIQRRSDGEWISIRPTPDAYVINLGNAMQVWTNDLYWSAEHRVVVNTEKERFSVPFFFFPGHQVSVKPLDEITNEENPPKYKEFNWGVFFAMRNRSDYKKQEVENIQIDHFKVSE, encoded by the exons ATGGGTGCTCTCGACGCTGCCTTCATCCAAGAAGCCGAGCAGAGGCCCGACCTCAAGATGGTGGAAGGCGAAGGCATCCCCATGATCGACCTCTCCGACTCGCCCGCCCGGACCCGGGAAGAGCTCGCCGCGGAGATCGGGGACGCGTGCAAGAAGTGGGGCTTCTTCCAGGTGGTCAACCACGGGGTCCCCCTGGGCCTCCGCAAGAGGGTGGAGGAGCTGGTCAAGGAGTTCTTCGATCAGCCCCccgaggagaaggagaaagtgAAGAGGGACGAGGTCCATCCCATGGGGTACCACGACAGCGAGCACACCAAGAACGTGAGGGACTGGAAGGAGGTCTTCGATTTCTTCTTGCAGGACCCCACTCTGATCCCTGCTCTGTCTCACCCCGAGGACAAGTCCCTGAGGAAGCTGACCAATCAGTGGCCCCAAAGCCCCCCGCAATTCAG AGAGACGTGTGAGGAGTATGCAAGAGAAGTGGAGAACCTTGCGTTTAAGTTGCTGGAGCTGATCTCTCTCAGTTTGGGGCTGCCAGCGGATAAATTTAATGGCTACTTCAAAGAGCAGACCAGCTTTCTCAGGTTCAATCACTATCCTCCGTGCCCCCAGCCTGAGTTGGCTCTCGGGGTTGGCCGACACAAGGATGGTGGGGCCCTGACCGTTCTTTCCCAAGACTCTGTGGGAGGCCTCCAGATACAGCGGAGATCAGATGGAGAGTGGATTTCAATAAGGCCGACACCTGATGCTTATGTAATCAATCTTGGCAATGCTATGCAG GTTTGGACGAACGACTTGTACTGGAGCGCGGAGCACAGAGTGGTGGTTAACACAGAGAAGGAGAGATTCTccgttccttttttcttcttcccaggCCATCAAGTCTCGGTGAAGCCACTGGATGAGATAACGAACGAGGAGAATCCTCCCAAGTACAAGGAGTTCAACTGGGGCGTGTTCTTCGCGATGAGAAACCGAAGCGACTACAAGAAGCAAGAGGTCGAGAACATCCAAATCGACCATTTCAAGGTATCGGAGTGA
- the LOC104418784 gene encoding uncharacterized protein LOC104418784, producing the protein MEDDEKSPVGEETKQRQEASAAAAAAEAAKAGGGGGWGGWGFSPLSVFSDLQKAAEEISRNAAEAAKNAAKSISDVQNVDESSDSSKEEEGADQSAVVEEKEDESDQRRKSALEKLENASEESLLGQKLKAFDSSVENLASGAWQALGNAWKGGTNLVHKLEHSAVNLAETVQQGGLPRSPGSVAPSLLETGKAFTAKGIQVLEYVGKETIDLLISETGIEVEKNSKETDKLTEDDQLFEEVSFDRCFYIYGGPEQLEELEALSSHYALLFNRRKAKLPSEQKALYDGKLKEVQQMFNFSEEVDGGNTEVDKGKKVETVPEMSDNEMKNLHDSSVSKAADMATGFTNAISGISTGEMIQRTASRLEALHSEGVHRLSEMCCFAVTQLLVLGKSVISSTNKDKNDDDMDVVNIEWPEDSLEKAKIIRIKAQSMTVYVEAISRSFITGISDVTEAYSAAIKGATADSNEVPHEASIQQKASAFSEHLRTNQTTAVGKIQDGLQYLAYVVISSSMPAP; encoded by the exons ATGGAGGACGACGAGAAGTCGCCGGTCGGAGAGGAGACGAAGCAGCGGCAAGaagcgtcggcggcggcggcggcagcggaaGCTGCCAAAGCAGGCGGCGGGGGAGGATGGGGCGGGTGGGGATTCTCGCCGCTGTCCGTGTTCTCGGACCTCCAGAAGGCGGCCGAGGAGATTTCGCGCAAT GCTGCTGAGGCTGCTAAAAATGCTGCGAAGAGCATTTCTGATGTTCAAAACGTTGATGAGAGCTCAGATTcttccaaggaggaagaaggggcaGATCAGTCTGCTGTGGTAGAGGAAAAGGAGGATGAGAGTGACCAGCGGCGGAAATCTGCACTGGAGAAGCTGGAGAATGCAAGTGAAGAATCGCTTCTTGGCCAG AAATTGAAGGCTTTTGATAGTTCTGTGGAGAATTTGGCTTCAGGTGCATGGCAAGCTTTGGGAAATGCGTGGAAAGGGGGCACTAATCTAGTTCATAA GCTCGAGCATTCTGCTGTCAACCTTGCCGAAACCGTTCAGCAGGGGGGTCTACCAAGATCACCTGGTTCTGTTGCACCATCTTTGCTCGAG ACTGGAAAAGCTTTTACTGCCAAGGGAATTCAAGTGCTTGAGTATGTTGGAAAGGAGACGATAGATCTGCTTATCAGCGAGACTGGTATTGAAGTTGAGAAGAATTCTAAGGAAACTGACAAACTTACTGAGGATGATCAGTTGTTTGAGGAAGTCTCATTTGATCGCTGCTTCTACATATATGGAGGTCCAGAACAGCTGGAG GAATTGGAGGCACTATCCAGTCACTATGCTCTGTTATTCAACCGAAGAAAAGCGAAGTTGCCTTCAGAACAGAAAGCTTTATATGATGGAAAGCTCAAAGAAGTCCAGCAAATGTTTAATTTTAGTGAAGAAGTAGATGGAGGTAATACAGAGGTagataaaggaaagaaagttgagaCTGTACCTGAAATGAGTGATAACGAGATGAAGAACTTACATGATTCAAGTGTCAGCAAGGCTGCTGACATGGCCACAGG ATTTACAAATGCCATCTCTGGAATTTCAACCGGCGAAATGATTCAAAGGACTGCAAGCAGACTGGAAGCTCTTCACTCTGAAGGGGTTCAT AGGCTCTCAGAGATGTGCTGTTTTGCGGTGACTCAACTGCTGGTGCTCGGTAAATCAGTCATATCCAGCACTAACAAAGAtaagaatgatgatgacatggatGTGGTGAACATTGAATGGCCTGAAGATTCACTTGAAAAGGCCAAGATTATTAGGATTAAGGCGCAGTCAATGACAGTCTACGTGGAAGCAATTTCTCGCAGCTTTATTACTG GAATTTCGGACGTAACTGAAGCTTATTCAGCAGCTATTAAAGGGGCTACTGCAGATTCAAATGAAGTTCCTCATGAGGCATCGATCCAGCAGAAAGCCAGTGCTTTCTCAGAGCATCTTCGGACTAATCAGACTACAGCGGTGGGTAAAATTCAGGACGGCCTGCAGTACCTGGCGTATGTGGTCATCTCATCCTCAATGCCAGCTCCATGA
- the LOC120288276 gene encoding pollen-specific leucine-rich repeat extensin-like protein 3, which produces MGTRVNMPASGCFLLLSLLLASFSTLSSALTDAEASYIARRQLLTLKETDDLPQDFEYEVDIKVTFANQRLRRAYIALQAWKKAMYSDPLNTTGNWVGPHVCAYNGVFCAPALDDPSLSVVAGVDLNHADIAGYLPAELGLLTDTALLHLNSNRFCGIIPKSFSKLQLMHEFDVSNNRFVGPFPEVVLSWPSVKYIDLRFNDFEGKLPPELFLRELDALFLNNNRFTSTIPDTIGKSPASAITFANNKFTGCIPRSIGNMTNLNEIVLLQNGLSGCFPEEIGLLDNITLFDASHNSFIGTLPKSLSSLDSVQVLDFAHNKLTGLVSEKICKLPSLLNFTFSYNYFTKEDGACVPSSHDETALDDGSNCLPNRPRQKLPKTCFPVVSKPVDCSKDKCSGGSSSPSPASPGGGGPRPSKPPVHSPPKSKSPSPPKQAPTPPTPPKKAPTPPTPPKKAPTPPKPQYIPPPPPAYSPPPPPVQSPPPPPPVHSPPPPPPPVHSPPPPSPVPSPPPPVHSPPPPVHSPPPPVHSPPPPPVHSPPPPVHSPPPPPVRSPPPPPVYSPPPPVHSPPPPPVHSPPPPVHSPPPPVHSPPPPVHSPPPPVRSPPPPPPVHSPPPPVRSPPPPVHSPPPPVRSPPPPVHSPPPPVRSPPPPVHSPPPPVRSPPPPVHSPPPPVRSPPPPVHSPPPPVHSPPPPVFSPPPPVHSPPPPVRSLPPPVRSLPPPAAQSPPPPSYDDNIVLPPIFGSQYSSPPPPMFPGY; this is translated from the exons ATGGGTACCCGTGTCAACATGCCGGCCTCGGGCtgctttctcttgctctctctcctccttgccTCCTTCTCGACCCTCTCCTCCGCCCTCACCGATGCCGAGGCGTCCTATATCGCCCGTCGTCAGCTCTTGACGCTCAAGGAGACCGATGATCTCCCTCAGGACTTCGAATACGAGGTCGATATCAAGGTGACTTTCGCGAACCAGAGGCTACGGAGGGCCTACATTGCCCTCCAGGCCTGGAAGAAGGCCATGTACTCGGACCCTCTCAACACGACCGGGAACTGGGTTGGCCCTCACGTGTGCGCCTACAATGGAGTGTTCTGCGCCCCAGCACTCGATGACCCTTCCTTGAGCGTTGTCGCCGGCGTCGATCTGAACCATGCCGACATCGCCGGGTACCTCCCTGCGGAGTTGGGCCTGTTGACGGACACTGCGCTCTTACACCTTAACTCGAACCGCTTCTGTGGGATCATCCCGAAGAGCTTCTCCAAGCTCCAATTGATGCACGAGTTCGACGTGAGCAACAACCGCTTTGTCGGTCCGTTCCCGGAGGTTGTCCTCTCATGGCCCAGTGTCAAGTATATCGATCTCAGGTTCAACGATTTCGAAGGGAAATTGCCTCCGGAGCTCTTCTTGAGGGAGTTGGACGCCTTGTTCTTGAACAACAATAGATTCACCTCGACCATCCCGGATACGATTGGCAAATCCCCGGCATCAGCTATCACATTTGCCAACAACAAGTTCACCGGTTGCATCCCTCGTTCCATTGGCAACATGACCAACTTGAATGAGATCGTCCTCTTGCAGAACGGATTGAGCGGTTGCTTCCCTGAAGAGATCGGGTTGCTCGACAACATCACGCTCTTCGACGCCAGTCACAATTCATTCATCGGAACCTTGCCCAAGAGCTTGTCGAGCTTGGACAGTGTTCAGGTGTTGGATTTCGCCCACAATAAGCTGACAGGCTTGGTGTCGGAGAAGATCTGCAAGCTGCCGAGTCTCTTGAATTTCACATTCTCGTACAACTACTTCACAAAGGAGGATGGTGCCTGTGTTCCGTCTTCGCACGACGAGACAGCATTGGATGATGGCAGCAATTGTTTGCCCAACAGGCCGAGACAGAAGCTGCCGAAGACATGCTTCCCAGTCGTGAGCAAGCCCGTTGACTGCAGCAAGGACAAGTGCAGCGGCGGATCCTCGTCCCCATCGCCGGCATCCCCAGGCGGTGGTGGGCCACGTCCCTCGAAGCCTCCTGTCCACTCTCCACCCAAAAGCAAGTCACCATCACCTCCTAAACAAGCACCAACACCGCCAACACCGCCTAAGAAAGCACCAACACCACCAACACCGCCTAAGAAAGCACCAACACCGCCTAAGCCACAG TACATTCCCCCACCCCCACCAGCCTactcgcctccgcctccgccggtcCAATCtccacccccaccaccaccagtcCACtctccaccaccgccgccgccaccagtCCACTCTCCACCGCCTCCATCGCCGGTTCCTTCACCACCTCCACCGGTGCACTCTCCACCGCCACCCGTCCACTCCCCACCACCACCCGTCCACTCTCCTCCTCCCCCACCGGTCCACTCCCCACCACCACCCGTCCACTCTCCTCCGCCCCCGCCCGTCCGCTCTCCTCCGCCCCCGCCCGTCTACTCACCGCCACCACCAGTCCACTCTCCTCCTCCCCCACCCGTCCACTCTCCGCCACCACCAGTCCACTCACCTCCACCCCCTGTCCATTCCCCACCACCACCCGTCCATTCTCCACCCCCACCGGTCCgctccccaccaccaccgccacccgTCCACTCTCCTCCCCCACCGGTCCGCTCCCCACCACCACCCGTCCACTCTCCTCCCCCACCGGTCCGCTCCCCGCCACCACCCGTCCACTCTCCTCCCCCACCGGTCCGCTCCCCGCCACCACCCGTCCACTCTCCTCCCCCACCGGTCCGCTCCCCGCCACCACCCGTCCACTCTCCTCCCCCACCGGTCCGCTCCCCGCCACCACCCGTCCACTCTCCCCCGCCACCGGTGCACTCCCCGCCTCCGCCGGTCTTCTCTCCCCCACCACCGGTGCACTCCCCGCCTCCGCCGGTCAGGTCGCTGCCGCCTCCGGTCAGGTCTCTGCCTCCTCCGGCAGCCCAATCTCCCCCACCACCAAGCTACGACGACAACATCGTCCTGCCACCAATATTTGGATCTCAGTACTCCTCCCCGCCTCCTCCAATGTTCCCGGGATACTAA
- the LOC104418785 gene encoding CCG-binding protein 1, translated as MESVLIRSCSSPPLAEAGDLCGLRSSPTAATRRAAAPSPSRRFAPAVRCSSRSDACIPKLEPFSRTRLERGLREPPLIQKCENELADYCSTLEGDSSYSCWRAYFELKDLEKESPKEEVERLIIESGGVKSLVGCLHGIAEIHKAKKDRVAGPKPSNSEKGMEKHCPIPDGLPKSLKELEEEEMGRMPDSPYTRLLRSKGRFPAWYSPAPDHETD; from the exons ATGGAGTCCGTGCTGATCCGTTCTTGCTCGTCCCCTCCGCTCGCGGAAGCGGGAGACCTCTGCGGCCTGAGATCGTCGCCGACCGCCGCGACGAGGAGGGCGGCTGCGCCATCGCCGTCGCGGCGGTTCGCCCCCGCGGTGCGCTGCTCTTCCCGGAGCGACGCCTGCATACCGAAGCTCGAGCCTTTCAGCAGGACCAGGCTCGAGCGCGGCCTCAGGGAGCCCCCCTTGATCCAAAAGTGCGAGAACGAACTTGCTG ATTATTGTTCGACGCTCGAAGGGGACAGCTCGTACAGCTGCTGGAGAGCTTATTTTGAACTGAAGGACCTCGAA AAGGAGTCGCCTAAAGAAGAAGTTGAGAGGCTGATCATTGAATCAGGGGGTGTGAAGTCCTTAGTCGGGTGCCTCCACGGTATAGCAGAAATCCATAAGGCTAAGAAGGACAGAGTTGCCGGGCCAAAGCCATCGAACTCCGAGAAAGGTATGGAGAAGCACTGTCCCATACCGGATGGGTTACCGAAGTCGCTGAAAgaattggaggaagaagagatggGGAGAATGCCTGATTCGCCCTATACAAGATTGCTCAGAAGCAAGGGAAGATTTCCTGCTTGGTATTCACCTGCCCCAGACCACGAAACGGATTGA
- the LOC104420531 gene encoding B3 domain-containing protein Os01g0723500 has product RRKKGSRKSKFESGSGEESLLLQEKSTTTKNATPKTGRVPSVLLSPAVAVIPVVALLKSDQRSSQRIPSEFSELYHHELPDTVIFKGPSGNEWPAKLQKDIDSVCVQDDGWQNFYRDNALGNSEFLTFWYDGKKYFNVQVFDPTGVERLNVDPSKHRPRGGPRKHPVGSQNIPLSKSPNSHGKHNPELEQNRLEKIQVEERLSELKEEGKDLPDVRMSSDPGKHKNKNKQRQVKAEKIAPHFPICQSRLRCRHLEKNASTSEENARLEAVKETFTSDFPFFMSYMRRSTVEKAKLLPVPSKFAKEHFLWRRTNIVLRDAEGQTWKVAHHCNGKRHYFSRGWRAFLYDNELKIGDVCIFEVRNKKEVQVHIYRLPGTSAI; this is encoded by the exons agaagaaaaaagggatcGAGGAAGAGCAAATTTGAGTCGGGTTCAGGAGAAGAGAGCCTGCTTCTACAAGAGAAGTCGACGACGACCAAGAACGCCACTCCCAAAACAGGACGAGTTCCGTCTGTTTTGTTGAGTCCAGCGGTTGCAGTCATTCCCGTGGTCGCCTTACTCAAGTCTGATCAGCGATCATCGCAG AGAATTCCCTCAGAGTTTTCGGAGCTCTATCATCATGAACTTCCTGATACAGTGATCTTCAAGGGCCCATCAGGCAACGAATGGCCTGCCAAATTGCAGAAGGACATTGATTCCGTGTGTGTGCAGGATGATGGATGGCAGAATTTTTACAGAGACAATGCTCTAGGAAACAGTGAGTTCTTGACTTTCTGGTATGATGGGAAGAAATACTTCAATGTGCAGGTTTTTGATCCAACTGGAGTGGAGAGACTTAATGTTGATCCTAGCAAGCATAGACCAAGAGGCGGACCCCGAAAGCATCCCGTTGGCTCCCAAAATATCCCTCTGTCAAAATCTCCCAATTCTCACG GCAAGCATAATCCTGAACTTGAGCAAAACAGGCTGGAGAAAATCCAAGTGGAGGAAAGACTGAGTGAgttaaaagaagaaggaaaggaccTTCCTGATGTTAGAATGAGTTCGGATCCTGGCAAGCACAAAAACAAGAACAAGCAAAGGCAGGTCAAAGCCGAAAAAATTGCTCCACATTTCCCGATTTGCCAATCGAGATTGCGGTGTCGCCATTTAGAGAAGAATGCTTCTACTTCCGAGGAAAATGCAAGGCTGGAAGCAGTAAAAGAGACTTTTACGTCAGACTTCCCCTTCTTCATGAGTTATATGAGAAGGTCCACCGTGGAGAAAGCAAAACTGCTG CCTGTTCCGTCGAAGTTTGCTAAAGAACATTTCCTGTGGCGAAGGACGAACATTGTCTTGCGCGATGCGGAAGGTCAAACTTGGAAAGTTGCCCACCATTGCAACGGGAAGAGACATTACTTTTCTCGAGGGTGGCGAGCCTTTCTTTATGACAATGAGCTGAAGATTGGAGATGTGTGCATCTTCGAGGTTCGCAACAAAAAGGAAGTCCAAGTTCACATTTACCGTTTGCCAGGAACTTCAGCCATATGA